A single genomic interval of Pomacea canaliculata isolate SZHN2017 linkage group LG5, ASM307304v1, whole genome shotgun sequence harbors:
- the LOC112564978 gene encoding uncharacterized protein LOC112564978 isoform X6 yields MALWSLARERIARQTCPDTDDAEYELLLRRMLFPKEKVEQEIIKGFTRSKQIQRIMLLPPERRTRKDCYMVVYKLQTIEEFQKLPLHIQIDIVSRGHLMITKSKRILIRDGHEAMNWYFIVCGEGMMRSNVVDSRQKREITILTQGMSLGEAEINSQAPWTCTVISTTPMQLIYLSKMDYLHIFQENLEILPEHVQFLQDLDFMKNWPIELLLKHPTQCTQTYFRKNQLVVKDSNSSKFLYIVRSGECAVYIGVPRTSLSWRDLMLKLIHPMINIEGWPEARTDTGDACQPPGDYLRYRRVSSLSKESADLASMSCLQLSDPDYCTQLSSSRPSHPSVASRQNDWPFDLLSKSSFDKMTARDESSDKGKEKKKKQQVKEEMKGKKGGKPVRLSCPADKCYTVAASAIADVNEKLSLQDTRKFSLPALFKTSSTSTKKRKSSSGSSDYVYLHIDTLKVGDVFGLSELDLPDMKVCVPAGKPCLVSLGAEVIFLSKRFFLSSCNRLCQEDVFKSRRFYPTQENMQICYRLHMAWKQYTDKVVKELHDDILNEGRQFFGTYFNV; encoded by the exons ATGGCGCTATG GTCTCTAGCACGGGAACGCATTGCTCGTCAGACCTGCCCCGACACGGATGATGCAGAATACGAATTACTTCTTCGTCGGATGCTGTTTCCGAAAGAAAAAGTCGAACAGGAAATCATCAAAGGG TTTACGCGGAGTAAACAGATTCAAAGGATCATGTTGCTGCCACCAGAAAGAAGAACACGAAAGGACTGCTATATG GTGGTGTATAAATTACAGACCATAGAGGAATTTCAGAAGCTTCCTCTTCATATTCAGATCGACATTGTTTCTCGTGGACACTTAATGAT AACAAAAAGCAAGCGAATCCTTATTCGCGATGGACATGAAGCCATGAACTGGTATTTCATTGTGTGTGGAGAAG GGATGATGCGCAGTAATGTGGTGGATTCCAGACAAAAGCGGGAAATTACGATCTTAACGCAGGGCATGTCACTTGGG GAGGCAGAAATCAACAGTCAGGCTCCCTGGACGTGCACTGTGATCTCAACAACACCGATGCAGCTCATCTACCTCAGTAAGATGGACTACCTACATATTTTCCAAGAAAATCTCGAGATCCTCCCCGAGCACGTCCAGTTCCTCCA GGACTTGGACTTTATGAAGAACTGGCCGATTGAACTTCTCCTGAAGCACCCAACTCAATGTACTCAGACCTACTTCAGAAAGAACCAGTTGGTGGTGAAGGACAGCAATAGTTCAAAATTTCTTTACATCGTTCGCTCC GGTGAGTGTGCAGTATACATTGGCGTTCCCAGGACCTCTTTGTCTTGGAGAGATCTGATGCTGAAGCTGATTCATCCAATGATTAACATAGAGGGCTGGCCAG AGGCCAGGACAGACACAGGTGATGCCTGTCAGCCTCCGGGCGACTACTTGAGATACAGACGAGTCTCGTCCCTCAGCAAGGAGTCCGCAGACTTGGCTTCAATGTCGTGCCTGCAGCTGTCCGACCCGGACTACTGCACGCAGCTGTCCAGCTCCAGGCCTAGTCACCCCTCTGTCGCCTCTCGTCAAAATGACTGGCCTTTCGACCTTTTATCTAAATCAAGCTTTGACAAAATGACAGCCAGGGATGAAAGTTCCGATAAggggaaagagaagaagaaaaaacagcaaGTAAAGGAGGagatgaaggggaaaaaaggaggGAAACCTGTCAGACTTAGCTGCCCAGCAGACAAATGCTACACGGTG GCGGCATCGGCGATTGCTGATGTGAACGAAAAGTTGTCCTTACAAGATACCAGAAAGTTCTCACTTCCAGCACTGTTCAAGACCTCATCCACATCTACCAAGAAGCGGAAGAGCTCCTCCGGCTCCAGCGACTACGTCTACCTGCACATCGACACCCTCAAAGTTGGAGATGTCTTT GGCTTGAGTGAGCTTGACTTGCCCGACATGAAGGTATGTGTTCCAGCGGGAAAGCCTTGTCTG GTGAGTCTGGGAGCCGAGGTTATATTCCTGTCCAAAAGATTCTTCTTGTCCTCCTGTAACCGCCTCTGTCAGGAAGACGTGTTTAAGAGCAGGCGTTTCTACCCGACTCAGGAAAATATGCAAATCTGTTACCGCCTGCACATGGCCTGGAAGCAGTACACAGACAAGGTGGTGAAGGAACTGCACGACGACATCTTAAACGAGGGACGCCAGTTCTTTGGAACTTACTTCAATGTTTGA
- the LOC112564978 gene encoding uncharacterized protein LOC112564978 isoform X2: MESEPGDGNLLHTFVVQKRFPPGLCMDLDAARKSDCGRDPGLKQTMLHGVTGSRGMSRDVDTTNSRTRAKPVPGPDRNFLTRRGRLKLPHISTCRQTVTVPSLAALRVERQKGRELDRFLASFKKNLKPEKEKMQQVTVAGSRASTAVSESNRKESVKSNTPQKCTTKKLWKKAISLVLSVIRVGNQMALWSLARERIARQTCPDTDDAEYELLLRRMLFPKEKVEQEIIKGFTRSKQIQRIMLLPPERRTRKDCYMVVYKLQTIEEFQKLPLHIQIDIVSRGHLMITKSKRILIRDGHEAMNWYFIVCGEGMMRSNVVDSRQKREITILTQGMSLGEAEINSQAPWTCTVISTTPMQLIYLSKMDYLHIFQENLEILPEHVQFLQDLDFMKNWPIELLLKHPTQCTQTYFRKNQLVVKDSNSSKFLYIVRSGECAVYIGVPRTSLSWRDLMLKLIHPMINIEGWPEARTDTGDACQPPGDYLRYRRVSSLSKESADLASMSCLQLSDPDYCTQLSSSRPSHPSVASRQNDWPFDLLSKSSFDKMTARDESSDKGKEKKKKQQVKEEMKGKKGGKPVRLSCPADKCYTAASAIADVNEKLSLQDTRKFSLPALFKTSSTSTKKRKSSSGSSDYVYLHIDTLKVGDVFGLSELDLPDMKVCVPAGKPCLVSLGAEVIFLSKRFFLSSCNRLCQEDVFKSRRFYPTQENMQICYRLHMAWKQYTDKVVKELHDDILNEGRQFFGTYFNV; encoded by the exons ATGGAAAGCGAACCTGGCGATGGGAATCTTTTGCATACTTTTGTTGTTCAAAAGAG ATTCCCTCCAGGCCTTTGTATGGACTTGGACGCAGCTCGTAAGAGTGATTGTGGTCGAGATCCGGGCCTCAAGCAAACGATGCTGCATGGCGTCACCGGAAGTCGTGGGATGTCTCGAGACGTGGACACAACCAACAGCAGAACCAGAGCCAAGCCTGTGCCTGGTCCAGACAGAAACTTTCTCACCAGACGAGGTAGATTGAAGCTTCCTCACATCTCCACCTGCCGACAGACGGTGACGGTGCCATCTCTGGCAGCTCTGCGAGTGGAAAGGCAAAAAGGTCGCGAACTCGACCGCTTCTTAGCCTCGTTCAAGAAGAATCTCAAACCAGAGAAGGAGAAGATGCAACAGGTCACTGTAGCCGGCAGCCGAGCCTCAACAGCTGTCTCTGAGAGTAATaggaaagaaagtgtaaagTCTAATACACCTCAAAAATGTACGACAAAG AAATTATGGAAAAAAGCCATTAGCTTGGTTTTATCTGTTATAAGAGTGGGCAACCAGATGGCGCTATG GTCTCTAGCACGGGAACGCATTGCTCGTCAGACCTGCCCCGACACGGATGATGCAGAATACGAATTACTTCTTCGTCGGATGCTGTTTCCGAAAGAAAAAGTCGAACAGGAAATCATCAAAGGG TTTACGCGGAGTAAACAGATTCAAAGGATCATGTTGCTGCCACCAGAAAGAAGAACACGAAAGGACTGCTATATG GTGGTGTATAAATTACAGACCATAGAGGAATTTCAGAAGCTTCCTCTTCATATTCAGATCGACATTGTTTCTCGTGGACACTTAATGAT AACAAAAAGCAAGCGAATCCTTATTCGCGATGGACATGAAGCCATGAACTGGTATTTCATTGTGTGTGGAGAAG GGATGATGCGCAGTAATGTGGTGGATTCCAGACAAAAGCGGGAAATTACGATCTTAACGCAGGGCATGTCACTTGGG GAGGCAGAAATCAACAGTCAGGCTCCCTGGACGTGCACTGTGATCTCAACAACACCGATGCAGCTCATCTACCTCAGTAAGATGGACTACCTACATATTTTCCAAGAAAATCTCGAGATCCTCCCCGAGCACGTCCAGTTCCTCCA GGACTTGGACTTTATGAAGAACTGGCCGATTGAACTTCTCCTGAAGCACCCAACTCAATGTACTCAGACCTACTTCAGAAAGAACCAGTTGGTGGTGAAGGACAGCAATAGTTCAAAATTTCTTTACATCGTTCGCTCC GGTGAGTGTGCAGTATACATTGGCGTTCCCAGGACCTCTTTGTCTTGGAGAGATCTGATGCTGAAGCTGATTCATCCAATGATTAACATAGAGGGCTGGCCAG AGGCCAGGACAGACACAGGTGATGCCTGTCAGCCTCCGGGCGACTACTTGAGATACAGACGAGTCTCGTCCCTCAGCAAGGAGTCCGCAGACTTGGCTTCAATGTCGTGCCTGCAGCTGTCCGACCCGGACTACTGCACGCAGCTGTCCAGCTCCAGGCCTAGTCACCCCTCTGTCGCCTCTCGTCAAAATGACTGGCCTTTCGACCTTTTATCTAAATCAAGCTTTGACAAAATGACAGCCAGGGATGAAAGTTCCGATAAggggaaagagaagaagaaaaaacagcaaGTAAAGGAGGagatgaaggggaaaaaaggaggGAAACCTGTCAGACTTAGCTGCCCAGCAGACAAATGCTACACG GCGGCATCGGCGATTGCTGATGTGAACGAAAAGTTGTCCTTACAAGATACCAGAAAGTTCTCACTTCCAGCACTGTTCAAGACCTCATCCACATCTACCAAGAAGCGGAAGAGCTCCTCCGGCTCCAGCGACTACGTCTACCTGCACATCGACACCCTCAAAGTTGGAGATGTCTTT GGCTTGAGTGAGCTTGACTTGCCCGACATGAAGGTATGTGTTCCAGCGGGAAAGCCTTGTCTG GTGAGTCTGGGAGCCGAGGTTATATTCCTGTCCAAAAGATTCTTCTTGTCCTCCTGTAACCGCCTCTGTCAGGAAGACGTGTTTAAGAGCAGGCGTTTCTACCCGACTCAGGAAAATATGCAAATCTGTTACCGCCTGCACATGGCCTGGAAGCAGTACACAGACAAGGTGGTGAAGGAACTGCACGACGACATCTTAAACGAGGGACGCCAGTTCTTTGGAACTTACTTCAATGTTTGA